From Rhinopithecus roxellana isolate Shanxi Qingling chromosome 17, ASM756505v1, whole genome shotgun sequence, one genomic window encodes:
- the WDR92 gene encoding WD repeat-containing protein 92, producing MSAFEKPQIIAHIQKGFNYTVFDCKWVPCSAKFVTMGNFARGTGVIQLYEIQHGDLKLLREIEKAKPIKCGTFGATSLQQRYLATGDFGGNLHIWNLEAPEMPVYSVKGHKEIINAIDGVGGLGIGEGAPEIVTGSRDGTVKVWDPRQKDDPVANMEPVQGENKRDCWTVAFGNAYNQEERVVCAGYDNGDIKLFDLRNMALRWETNIKNGVCSLEFDRKDISMNKLVATSLEGKFHVFDMRTQHPTKGFASVSEKAHKSTVWQVRHLPQNRELFLTAGGAGGLHLWKYEYPIQRSKKDSEGIEMGVAGSVSLLQNVTLSTQPVSSLDWSPDKRGLCVCSSFDQTVRVLIVTKLHKI from the exons ATGTCGGCCTTCGAGAAGCCTCAGATCATCGCCCATATCCAGAAGGGCTTCAACTACACGGTGTTTGACTGTAAATGGGTGCCCTGCAGCGCCAAATTTGTGACCATGGGCAACTTCGCACGGGGTACCGGCGTCATTCAGCTGTACGAGATCCAACACGGGGACCTGAAGCTGCTTCGAGAG ATTGAAAAGGCCAAACCTATTAAATGTGGAACATTTGGTGCAACATCTTTACAGCAGAGATATTTAGCTACTGGAGATTTTGGTGGAAACCTTCATATATG GAATTTAGAAGCTCCAGAGATGCCAGTATATTCTGTAAAgggccataaagaaattataaatgccATAGATGGCGTAGGTGGACTAGGAATTGGAGAAGGAGCACCTGAAATTGTGACCGGCAGCCGAGATG GAACTGTGAAGGTATGGGACCCAAGGCAAAAAGATGATCCTGTTGCTAATATGGAACCTGTACAAGGAGAAAACAAGAGAGACTGTTGGACTGTGGCATTTG GCAATGCTTATAATCAAGAAGAACGTGTTGTTTGTGCTGGTTATGACAATGGGGATATCAAACTATTTGATCTCAGAAATATGGCATTACGGTGGGAGACAAACATCAAAAATGGG GTGTGTAGCTTGGAGTTTGACAGAAAAGACATAAGTATGAATAAGTTAGTAGCCACATCTCTGGAAGGAAAGTTCCATGTTTTTGACATGAGAACACAGCATCCAACCAAAGGTTTTGCCTCTGTTTCAGAAAAG GCTCATAAATCTACTGTGTGGCAGGTCCGACACCTGCCGCAGAACAGGGAGCTCTTTCTGACAGCTGGAGGTGCCGGCGGCCTTCACCTCTGGAAGTA TGAATACCCTATTCAGCGGTCAAAGAAAGATTCTGAGGGAATAGAGATGGGAGTCGCAGGTTCTGTAAGCCTTCTGCAGAATGTTACGTTGTCCACCCAGCCCGTTTCAAGTTTGGATTGGAGTCCAGATAAAAGGGGTCTTTGCGTCTGTAGTTCATTTGACCAAACGGTGAGAGTACTAATTGTTACGAAACTCCATAAAATTTGA